A genomic window from Candidatus Denitrolinea symbiosum includes:
- a CDS encoding DNA-binding response regulator: MSDIIKVMIVDDHPVVRRGVKSLLGEEEDIQVVGEAVNGKDALEKVKNLKPDVALMDLVMPEMGGIEAIEKITAAYPDVRILVMTSFAADDKVFPSIKAGALGYLLKDSDPEDLIRMIRQVYRGELSIHPTIARKVIQELNRPAQEPLTPSPLTEREVEILQMLAQGVENKEIARRLVVQEATVRTHVSNILGKLQLANRVQATLYALRTGLASLEEEKPKKP, encoded by the coding sequence ATGAGCGACATCATCAAAGTCATGATCGTGGACGACCATCCCGTGGTGCGGCGGGGGGTCAAATCCCTGCTGGGCGAGGAGGAGGACATTCAGGTTGTCGGCGAGGCGGTCAACGGGAAGGACGCGCTCGAGAAGGTGAAAAATCTCAAACCCGATGTGGCGCTGATGGACCTGGTCATGCCTGAGATGGGCGGGATCGAGGCCATCGAGAAGATCACCGCCGCGTATCCCGATGTGCGGATTCTGGTGATGACCAGTTTCGCCGCCGACGACAAAGTCTTTCCGTCCATCAAGGCGGGCGCGCTCGGCTACCTGCTCAAAGACTCGGATCCCGAAGACCTCATCCGCATGATCCGACAGGTCTACCGCGGCGAGCTGTCCATCCACCCGACGATTGCGCGCAAGGTCATCCAGGAGTTGAACCGTCCCGCGCAAGAGCCGCTCACCCCCTCCCCGCTGACGGAGCGCGAGGTGGAAATTTTACAAATGCTGGCGCAAGGCGTGGAGAACAAGGAGATCGCCCGCCGATTGGTCGTCCAAGAAGCCACCGTCCGCACGCATGTGAGCAATATTCTGGGGAAACTGCAACTGGCGAACCGCGTCCAGGCCACGTTGTACGCGCTGAGGACGGGGTTGGCTTCGCTGGAGGAAGAAAAGCCGAAGAAACCGTAA
- a CDS encoding FeS subunit of formate hydrogenlyase system (FHL-1), whose amino-acid sequence MHHFVIADNRKCVGCFACIAACTEAHRAAGLQGYPRLHVTRTPDGIMPIQCRHCEDAMCALVCPVHAITHKEDSIVLNESLCIGCKMCALACPFGNILPGGTPVPGLELNLGQYAFLNTPLDPDPMYLREQSYQEQLSLLAWNIGQKTVAIKCDLCYFRENGPACAEACPHKAIHLVDDKAGLPDELILRMKETARVTGGTK is encoded by the coding sequence ATGCATCACTTTGTAATTGCAGACAACCGAAAGTGCGTCGGGTGTTTTGCCTGCATCGCCGCGTGCACCGAGGCGCACCGCGCCGCGGGCTTGCAAGGCTACCCCCGCTTGCACGTGACGCGCACGCCCGATGGGATCATGCCCATCCAGTGCCGTCACTGCGAAGACGCCATGTGCGCGCTGGTCTGTCCCGTACACGCCATCACGCACAAGGAAGACTCCATCGTCCTGAACGAGAGCCTGTGTATCGGGTGCAAGATGTGCGCGCTGGCCTGTCCGTTTGGCAACATCCTGCCGGGCGGCACGCCCGTCCCTGGGCTGGAACTCAACCTCGGTCAGTACGCGTTCCTCAACACGCCGCTCGACCCCGACCCGATGTACTTGCGCGAGCAAAGTTACCAGGAGCAACTCTCCCTGCTGGCGTGGAACATCGGGCAGAAAACGGTGGCGATCAAATGCGACCTGTGCTACTTCCGCGAGAACGGCCCCGCCTGCGCCGAGGCCTGTCCGCACAAGGCCATCCATCTCGTGGACGATAAAGCGGGCCTGCCAGACGAGTTGATCCTGCGGATGAAGGAAACCGCCCGCGTGACAGGAGGGACGAAATGA
- a CDS encoding hydrogenase 4 subunit B, partial, translating into MTSIQFFVLALTLYLVGALLSLFASPRTSRGVAAFFGLIGSLSALLAAILALTEGTPPSLTLFAIQPFGEFTFQMDLLSTLMVALIALVGAATSLYSFSDAPANVSVSFFTDLFMASMLVVVTVTNAFYFLVFWEVMTLASYFLVVWEFDKKESARTGFIYFLVAHIGAALIMVTFFLFFGKAGTFDFAGIRAASIPSAVKDIVFVLAFLGFGAKAGMVPLHFWTPDTYAAAPNHVSALMASVMKKTAVYGILRFCVDLLGGSALWWGFTVLIFGALSTVFGAFYALSEKDIKRLLALSSVENVGIILMGVGLGMVGLALPFPTLAVMGFLAALYHMLNHAFFKGLLFLGAGSVIGQTGTRDLNQMGGLARRMPWTALTFLVGTLAVTAIPPLNGFVSEWFTYQALLNAAGSDLFALRVFAPLFAIVLALAGAFAVMVYVKAYGGAFAGPARSENARFAKDPSAASVVSLVYLALGTIVLGLGAPWIAPRIAAVAADFAKQPLIAVSAGWTMYPGNPLVSIVSTPLVAILVLGLLTVPVIVVAAYGGWRASRRSNVEPWSNGYGYSSVMSVRASSFDQPVKVSFRPLYWVRTLVERPYRAAANFYNAAVESVRRAEPVVENAVTRPTLKLVETAGQWIQTLQMGDIRLYCLYIIITLAILLVVLFGGSGS; encoded by the coding sequence ATGACCTCCATCCAATTTTTCGTCCTCGCGTTGACTCTCTACCTCGTTGGCGCGCTTCTCTCCCTCTTCGCTTCGCCGCGGACCTCGCGCGGGGTCGCGGCTTTCTTCGGGCTGATCGGCTCTTTGAGCGCGCTCCTCGCCGCGATCCTCGCGCTGACCGAGGGGACGCCTCCCAGCCTGACGCTTTTCGCGATTCAGCCCTTCGGCGAGTTCACCTTCCAGATGGACTTGCTTTCCACGCTGATGGTGGCGCTGATCGCCCTCGTCGGCGCGGCGACCAGCCTCTACTCGTTCAGCGACGCGCCCGCCAACGTCTCGGTCAGCTTCTTCACCGACCTGTTCATGGCGTCCATGCTGGTGGTGGTGACGGTCACCAACGCCTTTTATTTCCTCGTCTTCTGGGAAGTGATGACGCTGGCTTCCTACTTCCTCGTGGTGTGGGAATTCGACAAAAAGGAATCGGCGCGGACGGGCTTCATTTATTTCCTCGTGGCGCACATCGGCGCGGCGCTCATCATGGTGACCTTCTTTCTGTTCTTCGGGAAGGCTGGCACGTTTGATTTCGCGGGCATTCGCGCCGCTTCCATTCCGTCTGCGGTGAAAGACATCGTCTTCGTACTGGCTTTTCTCGGCTTCGGCGCGAAAGCGGGCATGGTTCCGTTGCACTTCTGGACGCCTGACACCTACGCCGCCGCGCCCAATCACGTCTCCGCGCTGATGGCCTCGGTGATGAAGAAGACCGCCGTTTACGGCATTCTGCGCTTCTGTGTGGATCTGCTCGGCGGCTCGGCGCTGTGGTGGGGCTTCACCGTCCTGATCTTCGGCGCGCTCTCGACCGTCTTCGGCGCGTTCTACGCGTTATCGGAAAAAGATATCAAACGGCTGCTGGCGCTTTCCAGCGTGGAAAACGTCGGCATTATTCTGATGGGGGTGGGACTGGGAATGGTCGGCCTGGCGCTTCCGTTCCCGACGCTGGCGGTGATGGGTTTCCTCGCCGCTCTCTATCACATGCTCAACCACGCCTTCTTCAAGGGACTACTCTTCCTCGGCGCGGGTTCGGTCATCGGGCAAACGGGGACGCGCGACCTGAACCAGATGGGCGGACTCGCCCGTCGCATGCCGTGGACGGCGCTGACCTTCCTCGTCGGCACGCTGGCGGTGACGGCCATCCCGCCGTTGAACGGTTTCGTCAGCGAGTGGTTCACCTATCAGGCGTTGCTGAACGCGGCAGGCAGTGACCTGTTCGCGCTGCGCGTCTTCGCTCCGTTGTTCGCCATTGTGCTGGCGTTGGCGGGAGCGTTCGCAGTGATGGTTTACGTCAAGGCGTACGGCGGCGCGTTCGCAGGTCCCGCGCGAAGCGAGAATGCGCGTTTCGCGAAAGACCCGTCCGCGGCGTCGGTCGTCAGTCTCGTCTATCTCGCGCTTGGGACGATCGTCCTCGGCCTCGGCGCCCCGTGGATCGCGCCGCGCATCGCCGCGGTCGCCGCGGACTTTGCAAAGCAGCCGCTCATCGCGGTCAGCGCGGGCTGGACGATGTATCCTGGCAACCCGCTCGTGTCCATCGTTTCGACGCCGTTGGTGGCGATTTTGGTGCTCGGCCTGCTGACGGTTCCCGTCATCGTGGTGGCCGCCTACGGGGGTTGGCGCGCCAGCCGCAGGTCCAATGTGGAACCGTGGTCGAACGGCTACGGGTACTCGTCGGTGATGTCGGTGCGGGCGTCGAGTTTCGACCAGCCTGTCAAAGTCTCGTTCCGCCCGCTGTACTGGGTCCGCACGCTGGTCGAACGTCCGTATCGCGCGGCCGCGAATTTCTATAACGCCGCGGTCGAATCCGTCCGCCGCGCCGAGCCTGTTGTGGAAAACGCGGTGACGCGCCCGACGTTGAAGTTGGTGGAGACGGCGGGGCAGTGGATCCAGACCTTGCAGATGGGCGACATCCGACTCTACTGTCTCTACATCATCATCACGCTGGCGATCCTGTTGGTCGTGCTATTCGGAGGGAGCGGATCATGA
- a CDS encoding hydrogenase, with product MNPFTLFIIGILQAILLLLLAPLYSGFARVMRAKIHSRTGPPLMQNYRDIRKLMTRQEVVSEQAGWIFRVTPYVNLACMFLAAMVIPALTTASPLEAAGDLILIVYLFALPRFFLAVAGLESGSSLAGIGARRELLVSALAEPILLLVIFVMALLTKTTNLGRISAEVATGVFPFSLAYLLGLAAFAFAAYIEMGKLPFDLGEAEQELQEGPLAEYSGRSLAILKWSVYLKQLVLVALFMALFIPFGAMTELSIVAFILALIVFPLKAALWYFIAAIFENAMARTRFMNAPAVVWMALGMALLSFVFYLANV from the coding sequence ATGAATCCCTTCACGCTGTTCATCATCGGCATTTTGCAGGCGATCCTGCTGCTTCTGCTTGCGCCGCTGTACTCGGGTTTCGCGCGCGTCATGCGCGCCAAGATACACTCGCGCACGGGACCTCCGCTCATGCAGAATTATCGCGACATCCGCAAGTTGATGACGCGGCAGGAAGTGGTCTCGGAGCAGGCGGGTTGGATCTTCCGCGTGACGCCGTACGTGAACCTGGCCTGCATGTTCCTCGCGGCGATGGTCATCCCAGCGCTGACAACGGCCTCGCCGCTGGAGGCCGCGGGCGACTTGATCCTGATCGTGTACCTGTTCGCGCTCCCGAGATTTTTCCTCGCCGTCGCGGGACTCGAATCTGGCTCGTCCCTGGCGGGGATCGGCGCGCGACGCGAGCTGCTGGTCTCCGCGCTGGCGGAGCCGATCCTGCTGCTGGTCATCTTCGTGATGGCGCTGCTGACGAAGACGACCAACCTGGGACGGATCAGCGCCGAGGTCGCGACGGGCGTTTTCCCGTTTTCGCTGGCGTATCTCCTCGGGTTGGCCGCGTTCGCCTTTGCCGCGTACATTGAGATGGGCAAACTTCCCTTCGACCTGGGCGAAGCCGAACAGGAATTACAGGAAGGCCCTCTCGCAGAATACTCTGGCCGCTCGCTTGCAATTTTAAAGTGGTCGGTCTATCTCAAACAATTGGTTTTGGTGGCGCTCTTCATGGCGCTCTTCATCCCCTTCGGCGCGATGACCGAACTCTCGATCGTCGCTTTCATCCTCGCGCTGATCGTCTTCCCGCTCAAGGCGGCGCTGTGGTACTTCATCGCCGCGATCTTCGAGAACGCCATGGCGCGCACGCGCTTTATGAACGCGCCTGCCGTCGTGTGGATGGCGCTCGGCATGGCCCTGCTCTCGTTCGTCTTCTACCTGGCGAACGTGTAG
- a CDS encoding hydrogenase 4 subunit D translates to MTSMILVSILLPFAGGLLTLILPRGWIKAFSVVVSLLAGAAGIYVLAAFTAAGKVDSNVDLLYIGQWLIYGVTLDKLSVLIGAALGLVGFLIVVYSTGYLTDKNREHPEKEVERRFYFFLLLFIGSMAGLVFASTMLGLLVFFEVTGVCSWGLIGYYDNEKARKAALKAIITTQVASLGLYAATAYFFALTGGTRLSDMAALTDGAKTAIFAGVLIAGYGKSAQLPFHFWLPDAMAAPTPISAYLHAASMVKVGVYIFARCIVSAGSVPRIIGIVGASLAIVTMVYGFAMYFPQRDMKKLLAYSTITQLSYIFFGLSVSILGSQLAFNGAVMHIFNHAFAKSLFFLVAGALAFTTGTRMLPNLRGVMKKLPLIGVCFTVAALAVTGVPPLNAFFSKFSIFAGGFQAAQMNPWLYALVVVAILESVGSFAWIFWVFSNAAAGQPSEEVAAAAPLHPAMAFVLVTLAALTLISGVFAAAWMG, encoded by the coding sequence ATGACATCCATGATCCTTGTCAGTATCCTGCTTCCCTTCGCGGGCGGACTGTTGACCCTGATCCTGCCGCGCGGTTGGATCAAAGCCTTCAGCGTGGTCGTGTCGCTGCTGGCGGGCGCGGCGGGCATCTACGTTCTGGCCGCGTTCACCGCCGCTGGCAAAGTGGACTCGAATGTGGATTTGCTCTACATCGGCCAGTGGCTCATCTATGGCGTGACGCTCGACAAACTGTCCGTGTTGATCGGCGCGGCGCTGGGACTGGTCGGCTTCCTCATCGTCGTCTACTCGACGGGTTATCTCACGGACAAAAACCGCGAGCATCCCGAAAAGGAAGTCGAACGCCGCTTCTACTTCTTCCTGCTCCTCTTCATCGGTTCGATGGCGGGACTGGTCTTCGCCTCCACGATGTTGGGCTTGCTGGTCTTCTTCGAGGTGACGGGCGTCTGCTCGTGGGGACTCATCGGCTACTACGACAACGAAAAGGCGCGCAAGGCCGCGCTGAAAGCCATCATCACCACGCAAGTCGCCTCGCTGGGACTCTACGCCGCCACCGCCTACTTCTTCGCGTTGACGGGCGGGACGCGTCTCAGCGACATGGCCGCGCTCACCGACGGCGCGAAGACCGCCATCTTCGCGGGGGTGTTGATCGCGGGCTACGGCAAGTCGGCGCAACTCCCGTTCCATTTCTGGCTGCCCGACGCGATGGCCGCGCCGACGCCCATCAGCGCGTACCTGCACGCGGCCTCGATGGTCAAGGTCGGCGTCTACATCTTCGCCCGCTGCATCGTCTCGGCGGGAAGCGTCCCGCGGATCATCGGGATCGTCGGCGCGAGCCTCGCAATCGTCACGATGGTCTACGGATTCGCCATGTACTTCCCACAAAGGGACATGAAAAAACTGCTGGCGTATTCCACCATCACGCAGTTATCTTATATCTTCTTTGGTCTTTCGGTCTCCATTCTCGGCTCGCAACTGGCATTCAACGGCGCGGTGATGCACATCTTCAATCACGCCTTTGCCAAGAGCCTGTTCTTTCTCGTGGCGGGCGCGCTGGCTTTCACCACAGGGACGCGCATGTTGCCGAACCTGCGCGGCGTGATGAAGAAACTCCCGCTCATCGGCGTCTGCTTCACCGTCGCCGCGCTGGCCGTGACGGGCGTCCCGCCGCTCAACGCCTTCTTCAGCAAGTTCAGCATTTTCGCGGGCGGCTTCCAGGCCGCGCAGATGAACCCGTGGTTGTACGCGCTGGTCGTCGTCGCCATCCTCGAATCGGTCGGAAGTTTCGCCTGGATCTTCTGGGTCTTCAGCAACGCGGCGGCAGGCCAGCCGTCCGAAGAAGTTGCCGCCGCCGCGCCGCTCCATCCCGCCATGGCCTTCGTGCTGGTTACGCTGGCCGCGCTGACGCTCATCTCGGGCGTCTTCGCCGCGGCCTGGATGGGATGA
- a CDS encoding hydrogenase 4 membrane subunit yields MQNVNLINSLSGLLILTSLLVIEAKTLRQSAIQYGIQSFVLVLIFLALASTMEGAESLYYWAASAFLTKAVLVPIILARAEKSMEGQPAATVRPWASIALAGASLVVSFLVVNSLQLRIAVEFKPALAVSIAHFFFGQLCILTQKNMLKQVLGFCLMENGSHLTLALLAYNAPELVEVGIATDAVFGVIIMVILLVQINKSLHTLDVTELKSLKG; encoded by the coding sequence ATGCAAAACGTCAACCTGATCAACAGCCTGAGCGGTCTTCTCATCCTCACCTCGTTGTTGGTGATCGAGGCGAAGACCCTGCGCCAGTCCGCCATCCAATACGGGATTCAGTCCTTCGTGCTGGTGCTGATCTTCCTCGCGCTGGCCTCCACGATGGAAGGCGCCGAGTCGCTCTACTACTGGGCGGCTTCCGCGTTTCTGACGAAGGCCGTCCTCGTGCCGATCATCCTCGCCCGCGCCGAGAAAAGCATGGAAGGGCAGCCCGCCGCGACGGTCCGACCGTGGGCGTCCATCGCGCTGGCGGGCGCGTCGCTGGTGGTCTCGTTCCTCGTCGTCAACAGCCTGCAACTGCGGATCGCCGTCGAGTTCAAACCCGCGCTGGCGGTGTCCATCGCGCATTTTTTCTTCGGTCAACTCTGCATTTTGACCCAGAAAAACATGCTCAAGCAGGTGCTTGGTTTCTGTTTGATGGAAAACGGCTCGCACCTGACCCTGGCCCTGCTGGCCTATAACGCGCCCGAACTCGTGGAAGTGGGCATCGCCACCGACGCGGTCTTCGGCGTGATCATCATGGTCATCCTGCTGGTGCAAATTAACAAGAGCCTGCACACCCTGGACGTGACCGAATTGAAGTCACTGAAAGGATAG
- a CDS encoding hydrogenase 4 subunit F yields the protein MYTTALIWLLLTPFILSLAAFAVRWAGSVGVWMAEALHLVSVTVTLVLTIVVVQGVLAQGTVAAANDWFHVDALAAVFLLIIGAVGFLVGLYSLGYIRNDLQVGELKEPQVSLYYGLFELFLFTMLLVVTANNIIIMWVAVEATTLGSAFLVGIYGHRASLEAAWKYVMICTVGVAFGLYGTVLVYSDAVHFLTAPGTAVLWTEIVKNAASLDPTLLKMAFVFVLIGFGTKAGIFPMHAWLPDAHSEAPSPVSAMLSGVLLNCALFVVLRFSIILDYGVGPELPRVIFLVFGALSVIAASLFMFAQKDVKRLLAYSSVENIGLILLGFGIGGQVGILAALLQAVNHSIVKSLMFCTTGNILMKYHTRQLDKIRGMLQAVPLTSLALMLGALALVGVPPLNIFISKFTIIGAGFQSGHIWLMIFILLALAVIFAAFMKALSSSVFGEMPEGMDKGEVMIWGFAPLAALGLLIVALGVYLPPQLNALLNQATTIALAGQSTTAGADVMNIVKLLAP from the coding sequence ATGTATACAACCGCATTGATCTGGCTTTTACTGACGCCTTTTATCCTTTCGCTGGCGGCTTTCGCCGTGCGTTGGGCGGGTAGCGTGGGCGTGTGGATGGCGGAAGCCCTCCACCTCGTCAGCGTGACCGTGACGCTCGTCCTGACGATCGTCGTCGTGCAGGGAGTCCTCGCGCAGGGGACGGTCGCGGCCGCGAACGACTGGTTCCACGTCGACGCGCTGGCGGCCGTCTTCCTGCTCATCATCGGCGCGGTGGGATTCCTCGTCGGCCTGTACTCGCTCGGTTACATCCGCAACGATTTGCAGGTCGGCGAACTGAAAGAGCCGCAGGTCAGCCTGTATTACGGTTTGTTCGAACTGTTCCTCTTCACGATGTTGCTTGTCGTCACCGCCAATAACATCATCATCATGTGGGTCGCCGTCGAAGCGACGACGCTCGGCTCGGCTTTCCTCGTCGGCATCTACGGTCATCGCGCCTCGCTCGAAGCCGCGTGGAAGTACGTGATGATCTGCACCGTGGGCGTGGCTTTCGGCCTCTACGGGACGGTTCTCGTCTACTCCGACGCGGTCCACTTCCTGACCGCGCCTGGCACGGCCGTCCTGTGGACGGAGATCGTCAAGAACGCCGCCTCCCTCGACCCGACTTTGCTCAAGATGGCTTTCGTCTTCGTGCTGATCGGATTTGGGACGAAGGCGGGCATTTTCCCCATGCACGCCTGGCTTCCCGACGCGCACTCGGAAGCGCCGAGTCCCGTCAGCGCGATGCTCTCGGGCGTACTGCTCAACTGCGCGCTGTTCGTCGTCCTGCGCTTCTCGATCATTCTTGACTATGGAGTGGGTCCCGAACTCCCGCGCGTCATCTTCCTCGTTTTCGGCGCGCTCTCGGTGATCGCCGCCTCGCTCTTCATGTTCGCCCAAAAGGATGTGAAACGCCTGCTGGCTTATTCCTCGGTGGAGAATATCGGACTCATCCTCCTCGGCTTCGGCATCGGCGGACAGGTCGGGATCCTGGCCGCGCTCTTGCAGGCCGTGAACCACAGTATCGTCAAGTCGCTCATGTTCTGCACGACGGGCAACATCCTAATGAAATATCACACCCGCCAATTGGACAAGATCAGGGGCATGCTGCAAGCCGTCCCGTTGACCAGTCTCGCGCTGATGCTCGGCGCGCTGGCGCTGGTCGGCGTCCCGCCGCTGAACATCTTCATCAGCAAATTTACCATCATCGGCGCGGGCTTCCAGAGCGGACATATCTGGCTGATGATTTTCATCCTGCTGGCGCTGGCGGTCATCTTTGCCGCGTTCATGAAAGCGCTGAGTTCCTCCGTCTTCGGCGAGATGCCCGAAGGCATGGACAAAGGCGAGGTGATGATCTGGGGCTTTGCTCCGCTGGCAGCGCTGGGACTGCTGATCGTTGCGCTTGGCGTTTATCTCCCGCCGCAGTTGAACGCCCTGCTGAATCAAGCCACGACCATCGCGCTGGCTGGACAGTCCACAACGGCGGGTGCGGATGTGATGAATATCGTGAAATTGCTGGCGCCTTAA
- a CDS encoding hydrogenase 3 large subunit, whose protein sequence is MMLSTLDKPKVGQRYVDAIRSQFGLAVQEESWQASDQVTITVDLNTMPSVVESLYYGHGGWLSVVAANDERPLNGHFALYYVLSVEGNEQEKAEGTENCYMVIRALVPPLDPEFPSVAPRVPAAIWYEREIRDMFGIRPIGLPDERRLVLPDDWPADLYPLRKDTMDYRHRPEPTTEKETYEFIDVEGDGIVQIPLGPLHITSDEPGHFRLFVDGEHIVDADYRLFYVHRGMEKLAETRMNYDQVTFLADRICGICGYAHNVAYSNSIERALGIEVPARADYIRTILLEVERLHSHLLNLGLACHFVGFDTGFMQFFRVREKSMKMAELLTGTRKTYGMNLIGGVRRDILKETRLQILQYCKELREEVNVLVAMLLDTPNIVQRTAGIGRLEPNVARDYSPVGPTLRGSGFARDMRVVHPYVAYDRVPWKTSVKDSCDVLGRTLVRAEEFFESLSMVERCLDEMPEGPILVEGFHYKPYAFALGYVEAPRGEDIHWSMLGDNQKLYRWRCRASSYNNWPPLRYMLRDNTISDAPLIVASIDPCYSCTERVTVVDVRKRKAAIIPYKELERYSRERKDSPLKKF, encoded by the coding sequence ATGATGTTATCAACACTGGACAAACCCAAAGTCGGGCAGAGATACGTGGACGCGATCCGCAGCCAGTTCGGGCTGGCCGTGCAGGAGGAATCCTGGCAGGCGTCCGACCAGGTGACGATCACCGTGGACCTCAACACCATGCCCTCCGTCGTGGAGTCGCTGTATTACGGTCACGGCGGCTGGCTTTCGGTCGTCGCCGCGAACGACGAGCGTCCGCTCAATGGACATTTCGCGCTGTACTATGTTCTGTCTGTGGAGGGGAACGAGCAGGAAAAAGCCGAAGGGACGGAGAACTGCTACATGGTGATCCGCGCCCTCGTCCCGCCGCTCGATCCCGAATTCCCGTCCGTCGCGCCGCGCGTCCCCGCCGCGATCTGGTACGAGCGCGAGATCCGCGACATGTTCGGGATTCGGCCCATCGGCCTGCCCGACGAACGCCGCCTCGTCCTCCCCGACGATTGGCCGGCCGACCTCTATCCGCTCCGCAAGGACACGATGGATTACCGCCATCGTCCCGAGCCGACCACCGAGAAAGAGACTTACGAATTCATTGACGTGGAAGGCGACGGCATTGTGCAGATCCCGCTTGGCCCCCTGCACATCACTTCGGACGAGCCTGGTCACTTCCGCCTCTTCGTGGACGGCGAACATATCGTCGACGCGGACTACCGACTCTTCTACGTCCACCGCGGCATGGAGAAACTGGCCGAGACGCGCATGAACTACGACCAGGTGACGTTCCTCGCCGACCGCATTTGCGGCATTTGCGGATACGCCCATAACGTGGCCTACTCGAACTCCATCGAGCGCGCGCTGGGGATCGAAGTCCCCGCCCGCGCCGATTACATCCGCACGATCCTGCTCGAAGTGGAACGTCTCCACAGCCACCTGCTGAACCTCGGTCTGGCCTGCCACTTCGTCGGCTTCGACACGGGCTTCATGCAATTCTTCCGCGTGCGCGAAAAATCCATGAAGATGGCCGAACTGCTGACCGGCACGCGCAAGACCTATGGCATGAACCTGATCGGCGGCGTGCGCCGCGACATTTTGAAAGAGACGCGTCTACAAATTCTCCAATACTGCAAGGAACTGCGCGAGGAAGTCAACGTGCTGGTGGCAATGCTGCTCGACACGCCGAACATCGTCCAGCGCACCGCGGGCATCGGACGCCTCGAGCCGAACGTCGCGCGCGACTACAGCCCCGTCGGGCCGACCCTGCGCGGATCGGGATTCGCCCGCGACATGCGCGTCGTCCATCCCTACGTCGCGTACGACCGCGTGCCGTGGAAGACTTCCGTCAAAGATAGTTGCGACGTTCTCGGGCGCACGCTGGTCCGCGCCGAGGAATTTTTCGAGTCGCTTTCGATGGTCGAGCGCTGTCTTGACGAAATGCCCGAAGGTCCCATCCTCGTGGAAGGCTTCCACTACAAGCCCTACGCCTTCGCCCTCGGCTACGTCGAAGCGCCGCGCGGCGAAGACATCCACTGGAGCATGTTGGGCGACAACCAGAAACTCTATCGCTGGCGCTGCCGCGCGTCGAGTTACAACAACTGGCCGCCGCTCCGTTACATGCTGCGGGACAACACCATCTCCGACGCGCCGCTCATCGTCGCCAGCATTGACCCGTGCTATTCCTGCACCGAACGCGTCACCGTGGTGGACGTCCGCAAGAGGAAAGCCGCCATCATCCCGTACAAGGAACTGGAACGCTACAGCCGCGAGCGCAAAGACTCGCCGTTGAAGAAATTTTAA
- a CDS encoding formate hydrogenlyase complex iron-sulfur subunit, with product MLKLIKEVMRVGDATVPYPFVKVDVAPGFRGKPEYDPVQCIACAACVIACPPNALSMETNLESGTRTWSIFYGRCIFCARCEEVCPTGAIRLGDDFELASFSRDDLTVRADFRLAACSECGAYFASAKSLDRVLSLLDQAGLPPESADDRKALLHMCPECRRKTDLPRVKPIVQEAFDGRL from the coding sequence ATGCTGAAATTGATCAAAGAAGTCATGCGAGTTGGGGACGCCACCGTCCCGTATCCTTTCGTGAAGGTGGACGTCGCGCCTGGGTTCCGCGGCAAGCCCGAGTACGATCCCGTCCAGTGCATCGCTTGCGCGGCCTGCGTCATCGCCTGTCCGCCCAACGCGCTGAGCATGGAGACGAATCTCGAATCAGGCACGCGCACCTGGTCTATTTTTTACGGACGCTGCATCTTCTGCGCGCGCTGCGAGGAAGTCTGCCCGACGGGCGCCATCCGCCTCGGCGACGACTTCGAACTCGCCTCGTTCTCGCGCGACGATTTGACGGTCCGCGCGGACTTCAGGCTGGCCGCCTGCTCCGAGTGCGGCGCGTACTTCGCTTCGGCCAAGTCCCTCGACCGCGTCCTGTCCCTGCTCGACCAGGCGGGACTGCCCCCCGAGTCCGCCGACGACCGCAAGGCGCTGCTCCACATGTGTCCCGAGTGCAGGCGCAAGACCGACCTTCCGCGCGTGAAACCGATCGTTCAGGAGGCGTTCGATGGACGACTATAA